A part of candidate division KSB1 bacterium genomic DNA contains:
- a CDS encoding PHP domain-containing protein, whose amino-acid sequence MGKIYNADLHIHSCLSPCGDLDMTPRKIVAIAIARGLDIIAISDHNASENILAAMKAAEGKPLTIIPAMEVASAEEAHLLVLFEGMDQIQQFQKIVYDNLLSFGVDQRMIDDQVIVNENDEVEGFNEHLLFGAVELSLQQLVSEVHRLDGLAIASHIDRESFSIIGQLGFVPNDLSLDGLEISYQTSLEQAKKLYPDARCFPLIKNSDAHYPNEIGRQITRFFLEQPTLEEIRLALKNSQGRKILE is encoded by the coding sequence ATGGGTAAGATTTATAACGCTGATCTGCATATCCATTCGTGCCTGTCGCCCTGCGGCGATCTGGATATGACGCCACGAAAAATTGTAGCGATCGCTATTGCACGAGGCCTGGATATCATCGCTATCAGCGATCATAATGCATCGGAAAATATCCTTGCGGCAATGAAGGCAGCCGAAGGTAAACCATTAACGATTATCCCTGCCATGGAAGTCGCTTCGGCTGAAGAAGCACACCTCCTGGTACTGTTTGAGGGGATGGATCAGATACAACAGTTTCAAAAGATTGTCTACGACAACCTCTTATCCTTTGGCGTTGATCAGCGAATGATTGATGATCAAGTGATCGTCAATGAAAATGACGAGGTTGAAGGTTTCAATGAACATCTGCTATTTGGGGCTGTGGAACTATCGCTTCAGCAATTGGTTTCGGAGGTTCATCGCCTTGATGGATTGGCTATCGCCTCGCATATCGATCGGGAGAGCTTCAGTATCATCGGGCAGTTGGGCTTTGTTCCGAATGATCTGTCATTGGATGGGCTGGAAATTTCATATCAAACCAGTTTGGAACAAGCCAAGAAGTTGTATCCTGATGCCCGCTGTTTTCCATTGATAAAGAACTCGGATGCGCATTATCCCAACGAGATCGGCCGACAGATTACTCGGTTTTTCCTGGAACAGCCGACTTTGGAAGAGATAAGATTAGCGTTGAAAAATTCTCAAGGGCGGAAGATTCTTGAATAG
- a CDS encoding DRTGG domain-containing protein yields the protein MTLAEIKETLEAELLTSDSDLSVEVRCACAADMMSDVLAFTEPASLIITGLISQQTLRTVEIADAVAVVFVRGKRPGSDLIAYANEKKIPLLVTDFCMYDACGLLFKKGLCGVTQQVKKILKRDGC from the coding sequence ATGACATTAGCAGAAATAAAAGAGACTTTGGAGGCAGAGCTGCTTACGAGCGACTCGGATTTGTCGGTTGAAGTTCGTTGTGCCTGTGCAGCGGACATGATGAGTGACGTTTTGGCGTTCACGGAGCCAGCGTCATTGATCATTACGGGACTCATTAGCCAACAGACGCTCAGGACAGTGGAGATCGCGGATGCGGTCGCTGTGGTATTCGTGCGTGGGAAGCGGCCTGGATCGGATTTGATCGCCTACGCGAATGAAAAGAAGATCCCTTTGCTGGTGACCGATTTCTGCATGTATGATGCATGTGGTTTATTATTCAAAAAAGGGCTATGTGGGGTAACTCAACAAGTAAAGAAAATCCTAAAAAGAGATGGCTGTTGA
- a CDS encoding anti-sigma regulatory factor has translation MAVDAGLVQEFLIKGWDFSHAGEASCEIKNTLKQIGISAEIIRRVAIAAYEAEMNVVMYAHQGIMRCEIDPDQIKITVEDQGPGIADIDLAMQEGYSTATPEMREMGFGAGMGLPNIKRNTDIFEITSIVGSGTKLTLVFRLSQNPQ, from the coding sequence ATGGCTGTTGATGCGGGTCTGGTCCAAGAATTTTTAATCAAAGGATGGGATTTCAGTCATGCGGGAGAAGCATCATGCGAAATCAAAAATACGCTAAAGCAGATCGGAATTTCGGCTGAAATTATTCGGCGGGTGGCGATCGCCGCTTATGAAGCTGAGATGAATGTTGTCATGTACGCCCACCAAGGGATCATGCGGTGTGAGATTGATCCGGATCAGATCAAAATCACTGTGGAAGATCAGGGACCTGGAATCGCTGATATTGACCTAGCGATGCAAGAAGGGTATTCTACCGCTACGCCAGAGATGCGCGAAATGGGTTTCGGCGCTGGAATGGGGCTTCCCAATATCAAAAGAAATACCGACATTTTTGAAATCACTTCAATCGTGGGATCAGGGACAAAGTTAACGCTAGTATTTAGGTTGTCACAGAATCCGCAATGA
- a CDS encoding DRTGG domain-containing protein yields MKLNHLIEKVPLTLQTPAVNLDVEITGGYISDLLSDVMAHAKKGDVWVTLQIHQNTVAVATLKELAGIIVIGGKKPAPETIKKAEEEGVPILTSDLTAFELICELCKLGISGSR; encoded by the coding sequence ATGAAACTGAATCATCTGATCGAAAAAGTACCGCTCACATTGCAAACGCCAGCCGTAAACCTTGATGTTGAAATTACTGGGGGCTATATTAGCGATTTGCTCAGCGATGTCATGGCCCACGCAAAAAAGGGAGATGTCTGGGTTACGCTACAAATCCATCAAAACACCGTGGCAGTAGCAACGCTTAAAGAATTAGCTGGCATTATTGTTATCGGCGGTAAAAAGCCGGCTCCAGAAACTATCAAAAAGGCGGAGGAAGAGGGCGTTCCAATTTTAACCAGCGACCTCACAGCGTTTGAATTGATCTGCGAACTGTGCAAGTTGGGGATTTCGGGCAGCCGCTAA
- a CDS encoding 4Fe-4S binding protein: MKKTRHSIRFIEEKCIGCVTCLRACPTKAIRVVNDKARFDEERCIDCGECFRLCPHDAIASETTSYADLKKFECTIALPSPVLYSQFGYDVLPNQILLALKKIGFDYVFDEAWDCELTTEAIQIYLDNCKGPFPQISITCPVVVRLITMLYPSLVDHLIKLEIPRESAAKKFRQKAASSRGISPDKIGVIHITPCPAKMISINHPVGLEKSNLDGAIAISDIYGQLLMALKDLEEDVILQLSSGVGIAWAISGGEIMGIRQENCLAVSGVQDVIRTLNDVEAGKLNEILFLECLICPDGCIGGSLTVQNRHQARRKVRRLIKMFGEQTRVSREMVLRLYRDGYFNLQKEILPNPLPPLDPDPVKAIQKIKQRDEILKDLPGKNCSACGAPDCRTLAEDIVLGHASVEDCVFLTLKKLIGKS, from the coding sequence ATGAAAAAAACGCGGCATTCCATTCGATTCATCGAAGAAAAATGCATCGGCTGCGTTACTTGTTTAAGAGCCTGTCCGACCAAAGCCATTCGCGTGGTCAATGATAAGGCCCGATTCGATGAAGAACGCTGTATTGATTGCGGGGAATGCTTTAGGCTCTGCCCTCACGATGCAATTGCATCTGAAACGACCTCTTACGCTGATCTGAAAAAATTTGAATGTACCATTGCGTTGCCCTCACCAGTTTTATATAGTCAATTTGGTTATGATGTTCTCCCCAATCAAATATTGTTAGCTTTAAAGAAAATTGGATTCGATTATGTGTTTGATGAGGCCTGGGATTGCGAGCTGACGACCGAGGCAATTCAGATCTATCTCGATAATTGCAAAGGGCCGTTCCCTCAAATTTCAATTACTTGTCCTGTGGTGGTTCGGCTAATCACCATGCTTTATCCGTCGCTGGTGGACCATTTGATCAAACTGGAAATTCCGCGCGAATCTGCCGCCAAAAAATTCAGACAAAAGGCAGCCAGCAGCCGAGGCATTTCACCCGACAAAATCGGAGTGATTCACATTACGCCCTGCCCAGCGAAAATGATCTCGATCAATCATCCAGTAGGATTGGAGAAATCGAACCTTGATGGGGCGATCGCTATTTCGGATATTTACGGTCAATTATTAATGGCGCTCAAGGATCTTGAGGAAGATGTAATCTTGCAGCTTTCCAGCGGCGTTGGTATTGCTTGGGCGATCAGCGGCGGCGAAATCATGGGGATCCGACAAGAGAATTGCTTGGCAGTTTCTGGCGTTCAAGATGTGATTCGGACGCTCAATGATGTCGAGGCCGGAAAATTGAACGAAATTTTATTTTTAGAATGCCTGATCTGCCCTGACGGCTGTATCGGGGGCTCATTAACGGTGCAGAATCGCCACCAGGCGCGCCGGAAGGTTCGTCGGTTAATTAAGATGTTTGGCGAACAGACACGAGTAAGCCGAGAGATGGTACTACGCTTGTATCGTGACGGCTATTTCAATCTTCAAAAAGAAATATTACCAAACCCATTACCACCATTGGACCCTGATCCAGTCAAGGCGATTCAAAAGATCAAACAGCGGGATGAGATCTTAAAAGATCTGCCTGGGAAAAATTGTTCCGCTTGTGGTGCACCAGATTGTCGGACGCTTGCTGAAGATATCGTTTTGGGGCATGCTTCTGTGGAGGATTGTGTCTTTTTAACGCTTAAAAAACTAATTGGAAAATCATGA